GGCTCAGAGTACAGAAGAGTACAGAAGAGTACAGAATCTCTTCCTAAAGTGTGGGGAGAAATGACTCAAAAGAGCTTGAGATCTaccagaaaaggcaaagcacTAAGGCTCTGTTGGCCAGGGTAAGAATTCCTTTCTCTGCACAGGAAAAACTGGTTTTACTGAGGCTTAATATGACAATTTGTTAATGTGATATGAGGGCTTTTGTACCAGACAGAACTTTCATTTTATAGACTATTTTGCTATGATGGAAGGAGAGACCTGTCCACATCATCctgagggtaaaaaaaaaaacccaccaaaaaccaaaaaactggGAATGAACTCTACAAGTGGATTATGTCTTCTAGTCTGCTGGATGACTACGGGAATGTGACCTGGGTTGCCTTAAAAAAAGTGAAGGCGTACCAGTGATTTGGATTGTCCCAGGTTCATTGACAATTGCCATGGGGAAGCAATCATTAAATGTTGCAGAAAAGCCAAGCTAAACAGGGGACGTTTCCTttcacacagagagaaaaaaattctgtattaaCATCAAGCCGTAATTGAGAAACAGAGTAATGACTAAAGAATCGCAAGAGACCTAAATTAAATACAACTGGGACTTCACATTCCTTATGAAAATTAAGGTTTTAGCATGAGATAATTAAAGCAAGGATAGCCAGCTCCTGGTGTGCCAGAACATATAACTCAGCCTGTCATCTTCGTTCCTGAGAGTCCCTCAGAGTTGGTCAGGAAGCAGGCTGTCAGCCACACAAATCATTCACTAACCCACAGCAGTCTCCCTGCTGTTCTCCCTTGCAAGAGCCCCGCAGCCTTCCTCCTGTCATGTAGCTGGACATGCCCTAAACACAAACTATAGGCATCATCATCACATGGAGCATGCCTGTTCAGTAATATGACGAAAGGAGTTATGTACGTATGTCCCCATCACACTTGACCAGGCTATGGTCAAGTGGTGACTGAATATTAGTTACACAACAGGTAGGCACACATTCGCGGGGTGCCTTTGTTGGGGGATACTGGATTGACCTGGCAGAGAAGCTGAGTGACACCAACCTAAAtgaagtgaagaaaatgaagacaagTGTTGTGGAGCTTAGGACTtgtaacagagaaacaagataACTGGAGAATGtaaagggaaaagcagcaaacacaCATTGTCAAATAACTAAACCTTCATGCAAGTGAATTATTGctgggggggaaagagaggaacaTCTTGATGgcatgagaagaaaaagagaggtgaAGATGAGGAACATTCCAGTagaagaaatacaaaggttAATAAAGACACTACTTCATGGACATAAAAGATTGACCTTTTCAAAACTAATGAATTGgccacagaaaaataatgtgttaAAAGACAAAGGGAAGTATTAGGAGAAAGAAGTATTGAAAATACGCAGCTCTTACCATTAGATTACATTGCACCATatataagaaatgtaaaaaaaagtagtaacaCATTGTAAAAGGGAAATGTATTTCCctaaagagagagaagaattagaattccaaaatgcaaaggtggtgtttgtttgggtttgtttggtttgggtttttttggggggggggggccacaCCAGGGCAGAAAACAGTGTTAACTGTGACACAGAAATGGGGCTAGAGAAGTGATCCAAAACTCTGTGAAACACCATGTGCCAGGCTCACTGAAGGAAGCTTAGAGTTTTAACAGAGGTACTGGGGATCACCACCACCTCTCAATACCTTCCAGATGAATCTTGGGAGAAAAAAGATGGTGCAATTAAGTCTGTTGCTGATAAGCATATCTGCCAGGTCCTATCAACAGATCTTCAAGCCATCTACCCTGAAATACAGTGAAATGAATTTGGTAAACCAAGAAGcgtttgaattttttttctttcatttggtTTTAACAGTAACAAAACAGCTGGAGGagaaatatgtatatattaatCATAAGTTCTGCTATTCTTGCCTGGCCTCATGCAACAGGGCTTTCAAGCTCTTATATTTATCACAAAAATGAGCAGCTCTCCAAAAACCTCAGAGGAagcaaaacagatgaaaagccAAGTGGGAAAAAAAGCGGGTTGAGACCATTTTGGGATAGATGAATAAGAGCATGATAGTACGTAAGGTTTGAAGCAAACCAGCTGATACTCACAGCTATCTAGCTTCTAAAAGCTGGGCTTCCGATCAAAACGCTTCCATTACCATAGGCTTTGAAATATACCACTCTTACTCAGAAGATATTTTATTCAGAAGACTAATGTATAACACAATCACTTGTGATCAAGACCCAGAATATAGTTCTCTAGGTAAACAGCTGAATTATTCAGACCCTTTCAGAACTTCAGCACATGATTTCAGGACTATGCTATTTGTTTTAATCACAGCAGCGTGATTAAAACAGTACTTCCTCTTAGAGCAAAAATTGGAGCCAACAGGttgagaaaaagtattttatgatGACAAAATAAGCAATCGTGCCATCAAGTCACTCTTTTAGCAGCTGGCCTACTGCACTGCGTAATGACCATATGGTTCTTATcctagttttaaaatacttctgttttgaACATCACTTCATTTTAAGGCTGTTCTGATCAGTTTCTTTCAGGGTAAATATGGGCATTTAATACAGGTATGTCTTAGATGATAAATGTCTATTCATTCcagacacttcagaaaaatcacattcaGGAAAGGATTTCATTTGCAGCTCTTGCATGCCCAACAAATCCATTCACTTTCCAGTTTGCACTTACTGCCTGTCGATTTTACCAGCTGACTAGCTGGCCACCTAGTTACTATCCCAGTGGACTATGGCTTCCCCTATTCATGatactatttaaatatttcaacaCTTCACATTTACTTGCTGTTTCACTCTTGTCTCTCTTACCTGTTAACATCTGCCAGTTTCCTCCTTTTGATAGTCACTGCTAGTTGCCGTGTTTCCCTTGGTGTCCCTGTAATAACAGGATTGAAGTGCTTTGACCAACTAGCAATTGCCCTTCACTGCGGCAGCCTGACAGAGCGGTGAGCTTGTGGGCTCCCTGCCTTTCTAAATGCCTCTTAAcccctttctttttgtgttaCCTGCTACCCTACGGATTTAAGGAAAAAGTGTCTGTTTCATCCCACTTTCCCAAGGTCTCCGCTGCCTGCCTCTCGACAGTGCTTGCAGAATAGACCGGTTTTATTTTAGATAGCTACTACATGATTTACATAGCGAATGCTTCCAAAAATCACCCATAAACGAGGTACTTGCTTCATTTCATTCGTACCTGgcaagtttcatttttaagttcAAAAGCGCCTCCATACGGACGAACGCATCTAAACAAACTGTGAAACCGAGCTTCCAACAGCACTTCCACGGCGAGGCCTCACTCCGCCCCCAGCCTGTGCTTCCCTCAGCCCCGCCACAGGCGACTGTGGCACCTAGAGCTGGTGGGAAGTTTAACGCGGGAAGACCTTTCCTTTCTATCAGGCAGCTTGCCGAGCCAGCCCTCTCCGTCAATGCACAGCACGGCAGCCCCGCTTCGCCACCAGAAGACACGCTGGGGCCGGCGGTGTGGCGTGaggtgcggtgcggtgcggcCCCGCGCCCTCCCCTCAGCCACCTGGGCGGCACCGCCCCGCCTCGCGCCCCGCCGGCTAACGGCCGCCCGCGCGCGCACCACGGCGGACGGCTTCCCCCAACGGTCCGCGCACgcggggaaaggaggaggagggggcgggggaAGGCCTCCGCTAGCGCGCGTGCGCGGCGACGGGCTGACGAGGCGGGAAAGGGGCGCTGTGGCGGGGGGCGGGGCTCGGTTTGAACCGGGCGGCGGGGAAaagcggcggccgccgccgcgcagcCCCCATGGCCAAGCAGCTCGGCCGGGACCAGCAGGGCATCACCCTGCGGGGCAGCGCCGAGATCGTCGCCGAGTTTTTCTGTAAGGGGCTGCGCCGCTGGGGAGGCGGGACTCGGAGACCGACccggggggtgggagggaggacGGTGCGGCTGGTAGGCCTCCTGCGGGGCGACATggccgccggcggggaggggcggcCCGGCCGCCTCACGCACCCatctcctgcccacccccctcTCCCTTCCGCGTGTTGCAGCTTATGGAATCAACAGCATCCTCTACCAGCGGGGCATCTACCCCCCCGAGACCTTCACCCGCGTCCAGAAGTACGGGCTCACCCTCCTCGTCACCACCGACCCCGAGCTGAAGAACTACCTCAACAATGTGGTGGAGCAGATGAAAGGTAGCGGGGGGGGCGCTTCTTCAAACTGCCAAGCTAGTGCAGCTGGCGGGAGGCTGCTGTGCCCTCCTGTTGTGTCTCTGGTGATGCTTCTTGTCGCTCTCGCACTGCAAGTAACCGCTGTGGCCTCTTTCAGAGTGGCTGTACAAGTGCATTGTGCAGCGCCTGGTGGTGGTCATCTCGAGTATCGAAAACAACGAGGTTCTGGAGCGGTGGCAGTTTGACATAGAGTGTGACAAAACTGCAAAGGATGAGAGGTGAGTAACAGTGTTCCTCTAGGCCTGCTCTTCCCTCTACCTAGCAGCTGCGCAGGCACAAGATAAATTCCACGCGCATCAGCACTGTTCTGGTTCCTCAGAGCAGCCGAGACGGCCTTTTCTCAGTATCAACATGGAAGGCGTTCCTTCAAACCTTACCAAACCTACTATCTTTCTTACTGCTATTCCTTCTGTTTGTCTGTAAACCAGTCATTATATGATTGAAGTATACATAATCCTCAGGTgttgactttatttttttttttttaaagcaccagatcaaaacttgatttttaatcTTCAACAAAGTACATAAAATCCTGTATTGGGTACATGCCCTGAAGAACTACAGCTTTCCTGTTGTTATGCCAAAATGTTCTCATCCATTCCGGACTGAGAATAAATGTAACATTCCTTACAAGTACTGTGAAGCTTCACAAACAACAATACAGGGAAACTGACTATCACTTAATATTTCTAAGCCTGTCTACCTAGGGCTTAAAAGAGTGTCACTactataaaaaaattctgtagcAAACAGACCAACAGAGCTTAACAGAGAGaactgtatttaaagaaaactgtcagTATAGTAGAAGCTTGCTTTCTTAACAGAGTTTTCCTATTTTTCCAGTGCACCACGAGAGAAATCTCAGAAGGCTATTCAGGATGAAATTAGATCTGTTATCAGACAAATAACTGCCACAGTAACTTTTCTGCCACTGTTGGAAACTGCCTGTGAGTATTCCTAACTTCACTAAAGAAATCAGATGCTTCTTTTGGAAAATCTCAACAACTTTTCCacttttagaaaatactttctgctaTTTTCTaaggttttttaattattacatGTCATATATCATTACATTTCTGAGAGCATTTTGTTAGACTGAGATCAGGATAGAACTCAGGGTGCCTTCTAGAAGATGCACTTTAACTTCAAATATGCCATCTTCTTATGTATGCATTACTGTTAACTTGTTTCCACTTGCTTACAGGTGCCTTTGACTTGCTGATATACACAGATAAAGATTTGGCAGTGCCAGAAAAGTGGGAAGAGTCAGGACCACAATTCATAGCCAATTCGGAAGAGGTTCGTCTTCGTTCCTTCACTACTACAATCCACAAAGTAAACAGTATGGTGGCTTACAAAAAGGATTCCTTCCCCTAAGACACAGTGGGGGTGTTGTATATATCCTGTCACCTTGTATAGTTTCTGTTCCTAGTGCAGCTGAGTTATGAACACATCATTACTGTTGCTCTTGCTGAAGTATGATACAGAAAAAAGGCAACATGGTTGCCTAGGATAATGTGGTGTAACACTAGACTAAGCTGGCATTGTTTTTAAACAGGTCTAAATAAGAGATTCATAACAATAGTTCAATTCTTACTTATCTGTACGAGCTAAACTAATGGTGTGTTAAACTACCACGTTCACTAGAAAAACTGTCTAAACCTAGGATCAATTGCTAGAATTGTGTTCAGATCCtgtaatttcatattttattattataaactGCATTCTATTAGCAGGCTTAAGTTCTCTCtggcactaaaaaaaaaaatcacactccTGACATGCCAGTTCTTCATGTTAAAAGCCTGGGCTGTTTTATTACCAGAAACAATTCTAAAATGAATCAACAGAACAATTCTGAAGTTACTTGTACCTCTTTACAATGAAAGCAGCTGTTTAAGGAAAATCTTAACTATATGAAGCCTTGTACATTAGTGACAGCTGGACTCTGCTTGTGGGGATGGTGGTGGTGTTCTAAGTCGGTGTACGTCTCTAGTGTCTGTCAAGCATTTTCTACGTTTGTATTCTTGTTTTACAAATAAAGTTTGAACTTGTATAGTGTTATCTAATTCCAAGTCTGTAGTACTTCGTATTTTAGATGTTTTTATGGACGCTACGTCTTAATTTATCACTGTCACAGAATTAGTACCCTAAAGGCATCCTACTTACTGTTACTTCAACTGTTTCCTCTGAGTCTGTACAACACTTGTTTTGAGTCAATATGAAATCCAGTCATGGATTAGTAGTTTTCCCGCACTTAAGTCTTCAAGTAACAGTATAAATAGGTCACAGTGACCTAATGATTAAGCACAGCGCCTTCCATATTTGTTAAATAGCATCTGACTCTTCCTGCATTCTTCACACATCTTGTACCAGAAGAAATTTAGGATTTAAAACTGTGTTAATAGAACTTTCAGAtacttctgtggttttgttcatttCCTTTACCAAATGCACTTCAGCCAGAGTATTTAACTTTTCTCACTCTTCTAGagttatatatatatgactCTTACTGTTGTAACAGTGTAATTtcaaaagtttatttaaaaaatattgattaCAAGTACTCCACCACTATATTACAAAGTTTCTGGGCTTTCCTACCAGGAAATAGTTCTTTCCAGCAGTCCCAATCTAGCAGAATTGAAAAGGCAGCCTTCTGTAAATCAGCAGCACAAAAtcacagctttttaaaacacatacAATCTAGGTACTTccaaaaaaatattacattattCACTGCTAGGGCTTGCACTGCAGTAACAGAGGAATACCTagtgttttcttctgcctgtcTGCAATTTTCTTAAACAGGTGACTGCACTACCCCTTTACACCTAGGAGGTGCACCTTCAAAGCactgcccctgaggaggactGGATCAAGGCAGTGAGCGCAAGTCAACTGtaacagaaatttaaataagGAACTGACAACCACTGCTTCATACCAAAGGTGAGATCAGGAAGTGACTTGTACAGAGCCAGCAGTAGTGAGTATAAAAACCACCCTTATTTTACAGAGGTACAGAAGCCAGATTGCTCCAGGAAGTTCAAGTCACTTCTTTCTTGTACCAAATACAATTTATCTTCTTCTTTAAGAAGGACCAGCTCCAAGTCCATCTCCAAgtctgcatattttttctttttttatagacGCACCAACAGTCAAGAGATTTAAGTATATCATTGCATAGAGATAATGTCCACGAAAAC
The Haliaeetus albicilla chromosome 1, bHalAlb1.1, whole genome shotgun sequence DNA segment above includes these coding regions:
- the MAD2L1 gene encoding mitotic spindle assembly checkpoint protein MAD2A; translation: MAKQLGRDQQGITLRGSAEIVAEFFSYGINSILYQRGIYPPETFTRVQKYGLTLLVTTDPELKNYLNNVVEQMKEWLYKCIVQRLVVVISSIENNEVLERWQFDIECDKTAKDESAPREKSQKAIQDEIRSVIRQITATVTFLPLLETACAFDLLIYTDKDLAVPEKWEESGPQFIANSEEVRLRSFTTTIHKVNSMVAYKKDSFP